Part of the Aquimarina sp. MAR_2010_214 genome is shown below.
GATCGAAGAACTTGATAAGATTTTCAATGATGCAGGATTTGAAGTGCTTAAAAAGGAATTGATCTCGAAGGAAGTGGTCAATGCAATGGATGCATTTCACGAATTCAAGTTAGAATTCTTTCAAAATATGGTAAAGGGTTGGTTAAAAAAGCCGTTGAATGATTTTGCAGGAGTTAAGGGGTCGAACATCCATAAGGAATTGAGTAATGGTAAGGTGGTTTATTATCATTATGTGTTAAGAAAATGATAAGCCTCTGCTTACTCCAACAGGTTTATCTAGACGCAGTATTAAATTGAAAAACTAAGCACAACAGAATATATAAAAATGCTTAAGATTTGGCTATCTTTGAGTTCTTCTCTACTTTTAAAACAAATCACGGCTGAAAAAACCGTCTCCCAAAAAGACGCACTTTTCATATACAAAACCGTTGTGTATCATTTTACAACTTGTCGCCAAAATTCAACAATTCAGAATAAAAAAAATTGTAGGCCTCAAAAAAAAGCGGAATTTTGAAAATAGATATTTAAACTAATTTAATTAATAATAAAATGGAACATTTAGCTACGATAGGTATTTTTTTTGCTGGTTTGGGAACTTTACTATGCAGTTTTGGAATCTTTTGGTTTGCATCGATTTATCAAAAAGTAAACGCGCCAAAGGAAGATAAATCATAAACGACTACACAACACCGTGTCCTATAAAACATAGCTAATAAGTGCAAATCGAAAGGTTTGCGCTTATTTACAAAGACTCCCAAATTTTTAAAGCTTGTGCCGAGCTTGTCAAAGTATGGCTTTTAAAATAAAAAAGTAAAAACAAAAGATAAAAATTCGACTCTGTGTTTAACCGAAAAGTCAGCGTCTTTTTACACGCTACGTTTTATACAATAGACGTTGTGTGTAACTAAAAACAGGCAAGAACAGAATATGACAATAGAACTAAAAACTAATGCAGGAACAAGAATTGGCTCAATGGTTCTTGACCATATTGCAATGACATTTATCGCAATGATTTTTTTTATTCCTGGAATGGTTTCTAGATTTTCAACCGCTTTTGAAGTAACTCACGAACAGTCAAATATTGATATTTTTGGTGGTTTAAGTTATGTTGGACTAATTGGACTTGCAATTTATTTCTGCAAAGACTGTATAAACGGACGTAGCATTGGAAAAAGAGCTTTAAAACTTCAAGTAGTTGAAAACTTAAGTGGAAATGTTGCTTCGCCAATTAGATGCTTTATTAGAGATATATTTTGTGTCATTTGGCCTATAGAAGTAATTGTAACCTTAGCAAATCCAAGTAGAAGAATTGGAGATATGGTTGCTGGAACTAAAGTTGTTCCGTTTGACCCTGAGCTTGAACAACCGAAAAGTAACTTTGGACAAATTGGACTTGCACTCATACTCGCTTACGGAATTATGTTTCTATTAATGCTTCCTTTTGAAAGTCTAAAATCAAAATTAAAAAGTAATCAAGTAACTTATATTGAAAGTTCATTAAACGAACAAACAGCAAACGAAACGGAGCAAATTTTCAAAGATAGTTTAAGTGAACACTTAACTTCAGACGTCCTAATTTATGACCAAATAGAGCAGAACAAAGATTTAAAATACGTTTCTGTCATCCTAAGACTTAAAGAAAATTATTTAGAGAATGACGATAATTATGAACAAATCAAATCAGCAACCGTACCACTGCTCTTAACTAAATTTCCAGAAGGAACTTTTGTTGGACAAATAAAATATATCTATCAACAACCAAGAAGTATACATACTAGAACATTATCGCTTGATTGGAGAAAGAAAGAGTAAAAAGGACAGCACATAAAACAGTATAAAAATAATAAGGGTTAAGCGCCAAAC
Proteins encoded:
- a CDS encoding RDD family protein; protein product: MTIELKTNAGTRIGSMVLDHIAMTFIAMIFFIPGMVSRFSTAFEVTHEQSNIDIFGGLSYVGLIGLAIYFCKDCINGRSIGKRALKLQVVENLSGNVASPIRCFIRDIFCVIWPIEVIVTLANPSRRIGDMVAGTKVVPFDPELEQPKSNFGQIGLALILAYGIMFLLMLPFESLKSKLKSNQVTYIESSLNEQTANETEQIFKDSLSEHLTSDVLIYDQIEQNKDLKYVSVILRLKENYLENDDNYEQIKSATVPLLLTKFPEGTFVGQIKYIYQQPRSIHTRTLSLDWRKKE